The nucleotide window CAAAAACAACATTATAAAATCATTATATTGTTTAAAGAAATTATATAAAAGCAGTTGGTGTTCAAATTGGTGAGTCATGCACGTGGATATCTATTAATCTCAACACATGTTTATCATTAATTCCTTGGATATTAAGTGGAGATaattcaacaaaagaaaaaaaaatcacaagcaCACTAATTTATTTATacaattatatgttataaaagtaaaagtaaattaaaaaataaaaaaaccgcctagtccccgcctaggctccCCCCTAGGCCTCTGGGCGTTAGGCCCCTAactaccgcccgactagcgcctagcgttttttagaaccttgccaGAGTGCTTGGGCTTTGAGAATGGGCTCCAAGGTTTTGCCCATTTCCCCACTATAAATAACTTCTCACCTAATGCCCACACACACTTAACAAAATCCGTAACGAACTAAGAGAAGGTCTTTCGGCtaatttcaaaaagaaaaaaagaaaaaaaacagagaagtcTTTTCGGCTTTGTCGGTCCGCAAAATCCGAAAAGCAAATAAAAAGTAGTTGCTCACTCTTTTTCTCTCACAGAGACAGAGTCgatctctctcattctctcgcTCAGATTAAACGGAATGAGCAAGCAGACGACATGCCCAGCTCGATCCGACGGCTCTCGTTTCACGGCCTTGCCCTTACTCAAAACCAACGGCGGACGAAGCCGCCACCACAAGAGCAGCTTCTGGAAGCACAGCACCCGTACAGAGTCCACGTCATCCTCCTCACGCTATGATTTCTCGGATCTGCCTCAGGAACTGGTAGCCAAAATCGGGGCCTCTCTCAGCTACCACAGCCTCAAAACGGCGTCGTTGGTCTGCAGGTCGTGGTGCGAGGCCCTCCGGCCGGCCAGGGAGGCCACGAAGTTCTTGACTTGGGGGAAGCAGTTCAAGCACGGCCGCGGCGATTTCAAACCTAACGTCAACAATGCTCTCAAGATGTTCTTGAAGGCTGCCGAGCTTGGGTCCACGAAGGCGATGGTCGATGCCGGACTCATATTCTGGGAGAGAGGCGACAAGGATAAGGCGTTTGGGTTGTACCGGGAAGCTGCCgaggccggtgaccggaatgcGCAGGGCAATTTGGGAATGTGGTATTTGCAAGGTATTACTACTCCTTCTTAGTTTTGCCTTAGTTGGAAAgtttgatttcttgagcaatcaGTATGCATATTGTTCCACATTGTCGTGTGATTATCACCTAGAAAACTTAGCTGCCATAGTTTGGATTAAATCGAGCAAGAGCGAGTTGTTGAAAGTTGTTCTGTTGATTCTAATGATTAGGGTAACATCTAGAAACACAGTACAGTCAGTCCTCAGCAGGGCTAAATttctttctattgtttggttttaaAAATGCTAGGGAGGAAAAGGGTTTCAGAGTTGTTAAATTGCCGTAACAATTTACGGGGCTTCCCCTATCTATGTACATAACTTTGATCAGATTTTAAGTACAGTTTTAGGATTTTCCATCGCCAAAGCCTACAGAAGCACTTTACAGATGGATTCGTTCATGTTTCTGTTGAAGTTCTTATTTGGTTTGGGGCACAGTTTTGCTGCAATAGTGAAAAGcaacttccttttcttctttttttcccttaatCTGTGTAAGTTATGTTATCAGAACTAGAGTTGGATTTGCTTTCATCAGGATGTTGGTTGGTTTTATTGAATGGGGAGTGCTCAACCTCATACTTCAATTTTATACTTTGTGCTTATCAAATTTGTTGTCTGTGCAGTTGAACCTCCAAATCCAAAGGAAGCTGTAAAGTGGTTATATCTTGCTTCTTTTCAGGGCCATGTCCGAGCTCAATACCAACTTGCAATTTGTCTGTATCAGGGACGTGGGGCAGATCGTAACATGAAAGAAGCGGTATGTTACTACATCATCCCAATTTTACTCTTGAGTTATCTATGAAATTTTATATTcatattttcttatatatttcATTCAAAACTTTGGATTTTATAAAGTCACAAAATGAAGGGTTTATAATTTTAAGTAACTTAATTTAGGGGAATTTAGTCCAAATTACAGTATAGGGGACGAGGGATGGCACTCCAGCTAACCCTTAAATTTCTGCTGAACAttatgttttgtgttatgtaGCTGGTTTTAACTTTTAGTTTTGACAGAAAATCTGATTTTCAACTTACCAATACAGTTGCACGTTGATTTCCTACAAAAAATCAGCTGTTCGGTATGAGTAGTATCAGGCACTCTCTGCTCCTCTACTAAAATTATTTCATTTTTCAGAATTATCGTTTGAGAAGTTTCTTTTCATCATCAGGCCAGGTGGTATTTGAGAGCCGCAGAACGTGGTTATGCGCGTGCTATGTATAATGTATCGCTGTGCTACAAGTATGGGGAAGGGTTAGTGCAGAATCATCGCCAAGCAAGAAAGTGGATGAAGTTGGCAGCTGATCTTGGCCATAGTAAAGCTCAATACGAGCATGGACTCACTCTCTTTTCGGTATGTATCATATTTGCGCTGTTTTTGTAATTTAATCAGAGAATGCAtgcaaaaagataaatatacaTACTTTTCCCCTCGGAAGGGGAAGAAAAGGAGAGAAAGAACAAAAGAATTGGGAGGATAAGATTGGGATAGTATCATCAGGCATGCATGATGATGGCAATCATGCACCGTCACTATGCTGATAGTATCGTCTTAATACCTTCAAGATTCTTTTTCTTaatgcctctttttttttttttaagaggacaGGAGTGTAGAGAATTCCCATGTGGTGTATAATGTTATAAATTATACtcacttaaaaagaaaaataataatgttgTTATTATATTAAATATTTTTGTACTGTGGAGTATATGACTGATGGAGGTTTGGATGATATATCTGTTCAGGAGCGTGAAAAGATTACAGCTTTAGTGTACTTGGAACTTGCAACCCGAGCTGGGGAAAGAGCAGCAATACATATCAAGGATGTAATTCGTGAACAGCTTTCACCAACTTCGCGGTATAATGCCATGCTTTTAGTGGAGAATTGGCGTGCTTTACCTTCATCTTCCTGAATTATACTACTTATGGTTTGTTCGTGGTAGCCCATCAATTCCCTGCCTCTTTGATGCTTAGATATCTTCATTTTGATGAGTGAATGATAGCTTTGTTTTATATTGGATATGGAGAACTCTATTCATCTGTATATTTCTTCAATGTTTTCGACTTATATACACTCTTGTACAACTTTAGCCTTGATTGGTGGAGTGATACTGTAGTTGATATGCAGTTTTTAATTTAGCATTAGCATTGGAAGTTTGGAACGGCTTTTGAAATGATGCCATATTTTGGGAAGAGTAATTCGTAATGATCTCAGCATATGGTGGCTCGCAGATTTTTATGGAGCAAAATATCGGTCAATTGGCCATAAAGTATCCAAAATTCAGTTCCCTGCTATGGGGTCACTTTTGTAATTGGATAACCAGCACTGAAAACCGTCTTTACATTGGATGGTTTGGTGTTTTGATGATCCCTACTTTATTGACTGCAACATCTGTATTTATTATTGCTTTCATTGCTGCACCTCCGGTAGATATTGATGGTATTCGTGAACCTGTTTCTGGATCTTTACTTTACGGAAACAATATTATTTCTAGTGCCATTATCCCTACTTTTGCAGCTATAGGTTTGCACTTTTACCCAATATGGAAAGCAGCTTCCGTTGATGAATGGTTATACAACGGTGGTCCTTATGAGCTAATTGTTCTACACTTCTTACTTGGTGTAGCTTACTATATGGGTCGTGAGTGGGAACTTATTTTCCGTCTGGGTATGCGCCCTTGGATTGCTGTTGCATCTACGTGCTTACTACTATTGCGATGGGGTTTGTTGTGTTTGGAATTCCTGCTTGAAAAGTAACATAGCTGAGTTTTCTGTTTCTTTACAGTACATAAGAAACTTTTCTTCCAAACATCATACATGTGAATATTGGTTCATTTGTTGTATTTTATAATTGGACTGTCACTATTGAGTCTGCTTCACTATGTTATTGATATACGAACTATGAGCTACAAGAGTACTGTTATTGGGATAAAGTGAGAAAGTATCTTGTTCATATTTGGAAACTGCAAAAATGATTTCAGTCTCGCAACTTTAGCTGTCAAGAtaaaaaaacaagaacacacGAAAATGTTAAGACAGTAAGTAATCATTTCAATTGTTTAGGTACAGATCTAGGCTTAGCTGATCAAAACGACGCGAAAATGTCAAGACAGTAAGTAATCATTTCAGTTGTTTAGGTACTGATCTAGGCTTTAGCTGATCAGTACATGCTAATATAAAGCTCCGACAGAGAAACTGAAAAGATAGTTGGGATATATTTAACAGAAATCAGCAACTATATGTACGCCTCTGACTCCAACAGAGAGAAATGGGAAAATTGTAATGCAACTCGTTTCCAGAACAAAAAAGTTGTACAGTACCAGTTCTGATGCATGGAACATAACCTTCATGGTTGAGAGGACAGTAGGGATTAAACCTCACTGCAGTGCAgctctactacaaaaataaggGGGATAGAATTTACCGCTCAACACAGAGAACCATTCACACAACAATGCTAAAGGGAACAGCTCTGCAAGAGAAAGCACAAAACCCAAAATGGTGTTATGATCAATGGTGGTCATACCATGCACCAACGCTTTGCCAAACAAACATTAATTTGGTTAAATATTGCATCTCTTTTATAAATCATCTATGTTTCTTCTAGCCCTGTTTTCTTCCACATATGAAAAAGTTTCAACCTGATTCTACTACTGCACAGATACTTAGAACAAAAACACTGCTTCCTTGCGACTATGAAGTCAAGGCACATATGTGAACCTTTGAGAATGACCTCCGGAGTGATACAGATTGAGGTGATATATCGCCTTCTGCACCAGCTCTCTTAACTCGGGATGCTGGGAGTTGACAGCACGGTCTGCCCCTTCAAGGGCAGTCAACACCCTAGTTGGTTCCAAAGCATCAGTGTTGTCAGCATGTAATGCAAGGTAGCAAAGGAGAAGCAAACCATGCAACTGTGAATTTTCATTGCCTCTTAGCAGTCTCATTAAAGGAGGAATAGCATTGAACTCGACTATTGTCTTTGAATGCTCAATACGAAGAAAATTCTCTGtgcaagcaaacttccctaatgCAATTGCTGCCTCTGTTGCCACATCTATATCGTTACTGCCAAGCTGAGTCACTAGTGGCTCGATGACCCAGGTCTCTCTAGCAGGGAATGTCCTAGCCAACGAACCAATTGCTTTTATAGCAGGAATTTGCAATGTAGGGCTATTTGCCTCCTTGACCAGCCTTATGAGTTGATCCACAACTGCCTTAGCTGCTGGTGAATTTGTCTTGAAAGCCGCTCGTCTAAGGTCAGCATTTGATTCAGCAGCATCTGTTATCTCCATTATAGTCATCAAACAATTGTATTGCAACTCTCCCTGTTCTTTCTCCACCAATTTGGCCAAACAAAGCAAGCCTTTGGTCTCGGTTATCCTCCTACTATTAGATATACTACCTCTCGCAAGCATCCACAAAGCCTCGGCACAACTAATTTTCATCTGAAGCTTAACAAGAGGCTGCTCATTCTCCCTATCCTTCCTATGGTTATGACCCCCTCGACTACTCCCCTCCGAATATGTATATGAAGAACTCGAAAACGAATTAGTATAAGTGCGCCGCTGATTGCTGTCATAATTACTAACAGGTTTACCGCCTAATGAGCTCTTCTCCATCTCCTTATTAATCTTAACCACAGTGTGAATGCTCTGCTTACCTGCCTGAAGCTTCGGATCCTCCAGAAACGACTCGAAGGACAACAATGTCACCAGTGGTCTGATCACATTGGCTCTAGCAAACTCATCTTGTGCAACACTGTCATGCTGAGCCATCCTCGCCACCAAGCTCGCCCCCCTGGTCTGAACTCTCATCGGCGAGTCTCGCAAAACCTGCACAATAATCGGCACTCCATCCTCATTCACAATAGCCCTGACTCTCTCTTGGTCACTGGCCAGATTATAAAGCGCCGTCGTGGCCGCAATTTGAGCCTCCGGCGAAGACTCCTCCTTTAATAGCTTCAGCAGCGGAAAGAGCCCACCTTCTTCCACAATAATCTTCTTGTTGCGGTCGTTGTCTTGGGCCAGCGAAGCGAGCTCGACCGCGGCCTCGACCCGATCCGGTAACTGGCCCATTTGGATGGTGGCGATAAAGGACCAGACCCACGCGAGAATCGGGTCGTTGCTGGCAATCGGCGGCAGCGAAAGCACGATTCCGTTGCTGGCGGAATCCGGGTCGAATATACTCAACAGCCACTTCATGTCGCCGAGCGAAGAGTCGAGAATGTTCGAGAGCTTGCGGAAATCGGTGGCGCTGGTGATGGTTACGACACGTCGTAGGACGCTCTGGCGCTTGCACTTGCGGACGAGGGTTAGGGCTCGCTCGAGATTCTTGCAGACGTCGGCGATTATCCGCCGGATTGGGCGCTCGTAGAGAAACGGCGCCGTTGTGGAGAACCGGACCACGGTGCGGAGCATTTGGGAGAGGCGGTCGACCTGCTTGCCGACCTCGGAGCACTCGGACTTGAACGACTCGGCGTCGTCCACGGCGGACCGCACCCGCTCCGCCAGCAGAATCGGGTACGACATTTGGTCTTCGATTTGCTTCTCCTCCGGAGCAGCCATCGATGAATGAATAAATAGTACGGAAGAGTCAACTGAGTCGACGGCGGCGAGTCAGCGCCGAGTTAAACGGAGAATTGGATTTTGGGGCTATTATCCATCCTTCTTCACAGTCGGCATGTTTTTCTGTTCTCTGCGATTCTAGTACTCTGAATACTGGAGCCTCCTTTTTTTGCTTGGGTTTTGGGAAAGTCCGATCACTTTCCCAAACGGCGCGTGGGACCATTTACTCTCTCCGTAACCCTTTTTCGCGTTACTTTCTCTTCAAtcaactctcttttctctttgaaagAAAATGACGGAGTCAGAGTGTTTTACACGCGCGGGATTGGACCGTCAGAATGTCATTTTATGCCTTTTCTTATTCTTCAGATTTTCCTTATATTTCTTTCTTAATtatttctggtttttttttttcttctttttggaaagaagcttttcttcttcttttttaatcaaataattGTTGTACTGGTTTAGGAATCAAATAATTGTTGTACTGATTAGGGTTGTATAACATCACCCCATTTTTTGGGTTATGCACGTCCGTTAATAAAATCTATTTATAATTTGATTTCAATCTCATAAGAATCCTCTTATAAGTGATCTCAATCCTATAATATGTGAGAATTCTAGAAATTATATTTTACTGTGGAATTTCAACACTACTAATTAGAGATTTCAATTCGTCAATGACATTTTTATTCCTTCAGAAACATTCAACGATACAAAGAAAATTAGCATGATCCTTAcgcaaaaaaatattattaatgACCCATATAAATTGTGGGCGGGAAGCCGGAAAATAATACACTAGAGCAAATTCTACAACAagaataaaattaattaattatttcaaTATGAAAACCATTTCGGAATTCAGATACTATAGTCAAACCAAATATGAGAAATTTGTAGCGACTTCTTCAAGTCAGGCCCGACCTGCAAGTCGAAGGTATGACTATGAACAGCCTTATCCTTGGATTGAGCAACCACTTAGCGTTTTCAAAGGGTTCGACAAAGACACTTCCAGCACATGCATTGTTTCATAACAAAGTAGTTCATCTACGAACATGCCTCATAAATATTCAAAAAGTATTACAGTGACTCATTTGACTACAGAAATGGACATTGAATAGAATGGCCAAAATCTCACTGAATATTCCAATGTGCTTCATACTTTCAGAGCTTGGCTATAAGACCATTCTGAATAGGTTTTGCAGCCATCTCATTTTCCTTGAGGTCCATCTCACATGTATTCGGAGGGACGTCCACCGCCGTTGAGCAGTTAAAGAAACCATGTGGCTGCAATGCAAACAATACGATGAAACAAATTGCACTCATCGAACCTAAACAAATTATGAACTCTCAAACTtgcatttaaaattaaaatattgcATCTGGGAAGCAGAAGATCTTGATCCCATTGAGATTGAGCAGTTGATTGGAGCATATGTGCAGTGCAAAC belongs to Rosa chinensis cultivar Old Blush chromosome 4, RchiOBHm-V2, whole genome shotgun sequence and includes:
- the LOC112196933 gene encoding uncharacterized protein LOC112196933, which gives rise to MAAPEEKQIEDQMSYPILLAERVRSAVDDAESFKSECSEVGKQVDRLSQMLRTVVRFSTTAPFLYERPIRRIIADVCKNLERALTLVRKCKRQSVLRRVVTITSATDFRKLSNILDSSLGDMKWLLSIFDPDSASNGIVLSLPPIASNDPILAWVWSFIATIQMGQLPDRVEAAVELASLAQDNDRNKKIIVEEGGLFPLLKLLKEESSPEAQIAATTALYNLASDQERVRAIVNEDGVPIIVQVLRDSPMRVQTRGASLVARMAQHDSVAQDEFARANVIRPLVTLLSFESFLEDPKLQAGKQSIHTVVKINKEMEKSSLGGKPVSNYDSNQRRTYTNSFSSSSYTYSEGSSRGGHNHRKDRENEQPLVKLQMKISCAEALWMLARGSISNSRRITETKGLLCLAKLVEKEQGELQYNCLMTIMEITDAAESNADLRRAAFKTNSPAAKAVVDQLIRLVKEANSPTLQIPAIKAIGSLARTFPARETWVIEPLVTQLGSNDIDVATEAAIALGKFACTENFLRIEHSKTIVEFNAIPPLMRLLRGNENSQLHGLLLLCYLALHADNTDALEPTRVLTALEGADRAVNSQHPELRELVQKAIYHLNLYHSGGHSQRFTYVP
- the LOC112196934 gene encoding F-box protein At1g70590 isoform X2 yields the protein MSKQTTCPARSDGSRFTALPLLKTNGGRSRHHKSSFWKHSTRTESTSSSSRYDFSDLPQELVAKIGASLSYHSLKTASLVCRSWCEALRPAREATKFLTWGKQFKHGRGDFKPNVNNALKMFLKAAELGSTKAMVDAGLIFWERGDKDKAFGLYREAAEAGDRNAQGNLGMWYLQVEPPNPKEAVKWLYLASFQGHVRAQYQLAICLYQGRGADRNMKEAARWYLRAAERGYARAMYNVSLCYKYGEGLVQNHRQARKWMKLAADLGHSKAQYEHGLTLFSEREKITALVYLELATRAGERAAIHIKDVIREQLSPTSRYNAMLLVENWRALPSSS
- the LOC112196934 gene encoding F-box protein At1g70590 isoform X1 → MSKQTTCPARSDGSRFTALPLLKTNGGRSRHHKSSFWKHSTRTESTSSSSRYDFSDLPQELVAKIGASLSYHSLKTASLVCRSWCEALRPAREATKFLTWGKQFKHGRGDFKPNVNNALKMFLKAAELGSTKAMVDAGLIFWERGDKDKAFGLYREAAEAGDRNAQGNLGMWYLQVEPPNPKEAVKWLYLASFQGHVRAQYQLAICLYQGRGADRNMKEALHVDFLQKISCSARWYLRAAERGYARAMYNVSLCYKYGEGLVQNHRQARKWMKLAADLGHSKAQYEHGLTLFSEREKITALVYLELATRAGERAAIHIKDVIREQLSPTSRYNAMLLVENWRALPSSS